In Leptospira selangorensis, the following are encoded in one genomic region:
- a CDS encoding glutathione S-transferase family protein, producing MSDLKLVIGNKNISSWSFRPWILLTQFGIPFEEISLKLFTPEYAAIIDKYSPSKKVPVLNDGDLRVWDSLSIAEYLAEKYAEKGLWPKDQIARAKARSITAEMHSGFTGLRSNLSMNFHGKKPDFSVPEDAKKDIDRIQTLWEECLSSYGGPFLFGQNFSIADAFYAPVVSRFITYGVKLGPKSSEYVQTISNLPSYKSWGEGAKLEIN from the coding sequence ATGAGCGATCTGAAACTTGTAATAGGAAATAAAAACATCTCCTCCTGGTCCTTCCGTCCATGGATCCTACTCACTCAATTTGGAATTCCTTTCGAAGAGATTTCCTTAAAACTATTCACACCTGAATACGCAGCCATAATCGATAAGTATTCACCTTCTAAAAAAGTCCCTGTCTTAAACGACGGGGACCTAAGAGTTTGGGACAGCCTTAGTATCGCGGAATATTTGGCAGAAAAATATGCGGAGAAGGGTCTTTGGCCAAAGGATCAGATCGCAAGAGCCAAAGCAAGATCCATCACCGCAGAAATGCATTCCGGATTCACAGGCCTAAGATCTAATCTGAGCATGAATTTTCATGGTAAAAAGCCCGACTTCTCCGTTCCGGAAGATGCGAAGAAGGATATAGATAGGATACAAACACTTTGGGAAGAATGTTTGAGCTCCTACGGCGGACCATTCTTGTTCGGTCAAAACTTCTCCATAGCAGATGCATTCTATGCCCCGGTGGTTTCTAGATTTATAACGTACGGAGTAAAACTAGGACCTAAATCAAGTGAGTATGTGCAGACTATCTCTAATTTACCTTCTTACAAATCTTGGGGAGAAGGAGCCAAATTAGAGATTAACTAA
- a CDS encoding PA0069 family radical SAM protein: MNSKKRGTEELPPSRFDKTQREVWLEDRIDLGEESSPSTQFFWENSKSVLTRNKSPDIPFDASINPYRGCEHGCIYCFARPNHSYMDLSPGLDFETKIFVKKEPARLLADELRKKKQALEPITIGTATDPYQPGERIYKNTRSLLEVMLEFKQPTAIITKSSLIQRDIDILSEMGKLGILKVFLSITTLDKELWSKLEPRAPAPARRMETLRKLTDVGIPTGVLFAPVIPFINDFEMEHLLEQASLSGAEAAGMVFVRLPFEVAPLFEDWLTRHFPLKKEKVLKVISEARGGKLYKANWGERMKGEGNYAELLQKRFSICIKRFGLTKRRELRKDLFAVPSRYLLKKKKQEEFLPGLFPE, translated from the coding sequence ATGAATTCTAAGAAAAGAGGCACAGAAGAACTTCCTCCAAGTAGATTCGATAAGACCCAAAGGGAAGTTTGGCTGGAAGATAGGATAGATCTAGGAGAGGAATCTTCTCCTTCTACCCAATTCTTTTGGGAAAATTCCAAATCGGTCCTGACCCGAAATAAATCACCCGATATTCCATTCGATGCAAGTATCAATCCATACAGAGGTTGTGAGCATGGATGTATTTATTGTTTTGCAAGGCCGAACCATTCCTATATGGATCTTTCACCGGGATTGGATTTCGAAACAAAAATATTCGTGAAAAAAGAACCTGCCAGACTGTTGGCGGATGAATTAAGAAAGAAAAAACAAGCGCTCGAACCGATCACGATAGGTACTGCGACGGATCCTTACCAACCGGGAGAGAGGATTTATAAAAACACAAGATCACTATTGGAAGTGATGTTGGAATTCAAACAGCCTACCGCAATCATCACAAAGTCTTCTCTCATACAAAGAGATATAGATATTCTTTCCGAAATGGGAAAATTAGGAATTCTGAAAGTATTTCTTTCCATCACCACCTTGGACAAGGAACTTTGGTCCAAATTAGAACCTAGGGCCCCTGCTCCCGCAAGAAGAATGGAAACTCTTCGAAAACTTACGGATGTTGGAATTCCAACAGGTGTATTATTCGCTCCTGTAATTCCGTTTATCAATGATTTCGAAATGGAACATCTATTGGAACAGGCATCTTTATCAGGTGCAGAAGCAGCCGGAATGGTATTCGTAAGACTTCCTTTCGAAGTAGCGCCTTTATTCGAGGACTGGCTTACCCGACATTTCCCACTCAAAAAAGAAAAGGTCTTAAAAGTTATCTCGGAAGCAAGAGGAGGCAAATTATATAAAGCCAATTGGGGAGAAAGAATGAAAGGAGAAGGGAATTATGCGGAACTTCTTCAAAAAAGATTTTCTATCTGCATCAAAAGGTTCGGACTCACCAAAAGAAGAGAATTGAGAAAGGACTTATTTGCTGTTCCTTCTCGTTATCTTTTGAAAAAGAAAAAACAAGAGGAATTCCTACCCGGGCTTTTTCCGGAATAA